In Peromyscus eremicus chromosome 2, PerEre_H2_v1, whole genome shotgun sequence, a single genomic region encodes these proteins:
- the Elavl4 gene encoding ELAV-like protein 4 isoform X6 has protein sequence MEPQVSNGPTSNTSNGPSSNNRNCPSPMQTGAATDDSKTNLIVNYLPQNMTQEEFRSLFGSIGEIESCKLVRDKITGQSLGYGFVNYIDPKDAEKAINTLNGLRLQTKTIKATVYFYCFSLL, from the exons ATGGAGCCTCAGGTGTCAAATGGACCGACATCCAATACAAGCAATGGACCCTCCAGCAACAACAGAAACTGTCCTTCTCCCATGCAGACAGGCGCAGCCACAGACGACAGCAAAACCAACCTCATCGTCAACTATTTACCCCAGAATATGACCCAAGAGGAATTCAGGAGTCTCTTTGGGAGCATTGGTGAAATAGAATCCTGCAAACTCGTGAGAGACAAAATTACAG GACAGAGTTTAGGGTATGGATTTGTTAACTATATTGATCCAAAGGATGCAGAGAAAGCCATCAACACTTTAAATGGACTCAGACTCCAGACCAAAACCATAAAG GCCACTGTTTACTTCTACTGCTTCAGCTTGCTTTGA